Proteins found in one Geomonas subterranea genomic segment:
- a CDS encoding enoyl-CoA hydratase-related protein → MEFKNLLWDVKDGVVTVTVNRPSAMNAMTPETLEELQRVVAGIEHDDEIRAAVITGAGTKAFVAGADISLMRDMTSTQARNLALKAHGIFGAIERSSKPFIAAVNGYALGGGCELAMACDIRIASDNARFGQPEINIGILPGFGGSQRLPRLVGKGRALEIILTGDMVDAAEALRIGLVNRVVPQGELLAEAQGLAARIASKGKVAARLCKEAVVNGLEMDLARACAYEAELFGYSFATADQKEGMSAFLEKRAPVFQDR, encoded by the coding sequence ATGGAATTTAAAAATCTGCTGTGGGATGTAAAGGACGGCGTCGTGACGGTGACGGTGAACCGTCCTTCGGCGATGAATGCCATGACGCCCGAAACTCTGGAGGAACTGCAGCGCGTGGTCGCGGGGATAGAGCACGACGATGAGATCCGTGCCGCCGTCATTACCGGGGCGGGCACAAAGGCGTTCGTGGCGGGCGCGGACATCTCGCTCATGCGGGACATGACTTCGACGCAGGCACGCAACCTGGCGCTCAAGGCCCATGGCATCTTCGGTGCCATCGAGCGCTCCTCCAAGCCCTTCATCGCCGCGGTCAACGGCTATGCCCTGGGGGGCGGCTGCGAGCTTGCCATGGCCTGCGATATCCGCATCGCTTCAGACAATGCCAGGTTTGGTCAGCCGGAGATCAACATCGGAATCCTCCCCGGTTTCGGCGGCTCGCAACGGCTCCCCCGGCTGGTCGGGAAGGGAAGGGCGCTGGAGATCATCCTCACAGGGGATATGGTCGATGCCGCGGAGGCTCTCCGCATCGGTCTGGTGAACCGGGTAGTGCCCCAGGGAGAACTGCTGGCCGAGGCGCAGGGACTGGCGGCCAGGATCGCCTCCAAGGGGAAGGTTGCCGCGAGGCTTTGCAAGGAGGCCGTAGTCAACGGCCTGGAGATGGATCTCGCCCGCGCCTGCGCCTATGAGGCCGAACTTTTCGGCTACAGCTTCGCCACCGCCGACCAGAAGGAGGGGATGAGCGCTTTCCTGGAAAAACGGGCGCCCGTTTTCCAGGATCGCTAG